Proteins co-encoded in one Coregonus clupeaformis isolate EN_2021a chromosome 5, ASM2061545v1, whole genome shotgun sequence genomic window:
- the LOC123481139 gene encoding alpha-2-macroglobulin-like: MAMALNLLYLVLITSVILQTATSSTFKESIYLVTVSSEVVGGTTEKLCAQVHQATEPLLLKVLMKMEGGSSTILLEEAIRKDFYRCTSFQVPPVKVDSVATVHVSVKGRKEEMSKNTKILIKAKSFLTIFQTDKPVYKPGQTGLLLIMLTVYL, from the exons ATGGCCATGGCTCTCAACTTACTTTACCTTGTATTGATCACATCAGTGATTTTACAAACTGCGACATCGAGCACCTTCAAAGAATC GATTTACCTGGTGACGGTCAGCTCGGAGGTGGTAGGAGGGACCACAGAGAAACTTTGTGCTCAGGTCCACCAAGCCACAGAGCCTCTGTTGTTGAAGGTGTTGATGAAGATGGAGGGTGGCAGCAGCACCATTCTACTGGAGGAAGCCATAAGAAAGGATTTctatcgctgcacctccttccaG GTACCCCCAGTGAAGGTTGACAGTGTGGCCACTGTCCATGTTAGCGTcaaggggaggaaggaggagatgagcaAAAACACCAAGATCCTTATCAAGGCCAAAAGTTTCCTCACCATTTTCCAGACAGACAAACCAGTCTACAAACCTGGACAGACAG GCCTACTGTTAATAATGTTGACAGTATACTTGTGA